A section of the Primulina eburnea isolate SZY01 chromosome 1, ASM2296580v1, whole genome shotgun sequence genome encodes:
- the LOC140835107 gene encoding interactor of constitutive active ROPs 3-like isoform X2 has protein sequence MHNHARNSPSGGPQRTSPRSTSSEAFQKNSSPRAATSEGSIKSSPGVKSQLKPTARYVDHTASSSNLTSRAPKERSPKVADHKSPRSPASESKHPGKVSELEFQLCQLENDLKSVKDQLSFTEALKDEAWKAGEESNKQLLALSEKLKDSQNQLLDQSATEEVHKLVLREALEGHDLALKYELETIQKQYSHYLSALASALKEIKQLKFQIEIVSESEASQAKHSDSTRKDFDALKENLGEAQLLVEDMKKQLKECKDSETQAQMRVVETLTELEIAKMMVETLGCDGHKTTEAYKDVASELGQSKARVKVLEELVSKLKVDICNRDSQTQKKYSESEIARTRKTGEESIEEEFDSVKVEAEQLRSALEAANTRYNEVQAQNTEKMRKTIEMLEHIKSTSIQTEAELEEALRKSKFEIEELKANLIDKETELQGVSAENEGLTLKLEKMLSGVRENELESELEKYKADEESLKSRIVEKEKEWLSASGENESWRMEIKDINHCKASDEVVSDLESAGAAEKGALIKIAHMTEEVDKSNRRAERMAEQLEAAQTANADMETELRRLKVQSDQWRKAAEAATAMLSAGNNNGHFMERTGSMDSNCSPGMGNINSPYAGDVSEDILKKKNANVLRRFGVLWKKQQK, from the exons ATGCACAATCACGCACG AAACAGCCCCTCTGGAGGGCCTCAGAGGACTTCTCCTCGGTCTACTTCCTCAGAAGCATTTCAAAAGAACTCAAGCCCTCGAGCTGCGACTTCAGAAGGATCCATAAAGAGTTCTCCTGGAGTCAAAAGCCAGCTCAAGCCAACAGCTCGATATGTGGACCACACTGCATCATCTTCCAACTTAACCAGTAGAGCACCGAAAGAGAGAAGCCCTAAAGTTGCCGATCATAAGTCACCTAGGAGTCCAGCATCTGAG AGTAAGCATCCTGGCAAAGTTTCTGAACTCGAGTTTCAGCTATGTCAGCTGGAGAATGATCTTAAAAGTGTGAAAGATCAATTAAGCTTCACTGAAGCATTAAAGGATGAAGCATGGAAAGCTGGTGAGGAATCAAACAAACAGCTCTTAGCGCTGTCTGAAAAGCTTAAGGATTCACAGAATCAACTTTTAGATCAGTCGGCTACTGAGGAAGTTCATAAGCTAGTGCTTCGTGAGGCATTAGAAGGACATGATCTAGCATTAAAATACGAACTTGAAACCATTCAAAAGCAGTATTCACACTATTTATCAGCACTAGCTTCTGCTCTGAAGGAGATCAAACAACTTAAGTTCCAAATTGAAATAGTCTCTGAGTCTGAAGCATCTCAGGCCAAGCATTCGGATTCTACACGAAAAGATTTTGATGCATTGAAAGAAAACTTGGGGGAAGCTCAGTTACTCGTCGAAGACATGAAGAAACAGCTAAAAGAATGCAAAGATTCTGAAACACAGGCGCAAATGCGAGTTGTAGAAACTCTGACTGAGCTTGAAATTGCCAAGATGATGGTGGAAACACTTGGTTGCGATGGACATAAAACAACGGAAGCATATAAGGATGTAGCTTCTGAGCTTGGCCAGTCGAAGGCTCGGGTTAAAGTTTTGGAAGAACTTGTGAGCAAACTCAAGGTTGATATTTGTAACAGAGACTCTCAAACTCAAAAGAAATATAGCGAGTCTGAAATTGCGAGAACCAGAAAAACTGGGGAAGAATCCATTGAAGAAGAGTTTGATTCTGTGAAAGTTGAAGCGGAACAATTGCGATCAGCTTTAGAAGCTGCTAACACAAGATACAATGAAGTACAAGCTCAAAACACAGAGAAGATGAGGAAGACAATCGAAATGCTGGAACATATAAAATCTACATCAATTCAGACAGAAGCTGAACTTGAGGAAGCACTGAGGAAATCTAAATTTGAAATTGAAGAGTTAAAGGCTAACCTGATTGATAAAGAGACCGAGCTACAAGGTGTAAGTGCGGAGAATGAGGGTTTGACACTAAAGCTCGAGAAGATGCTATCCGGCGTGAGAGAAAATGAACTTGAGTCAGAGCTCGAGAAATATAAGGCAGATGAAGAAAGTTTGAAATCCCGGATAGTGGAAAAAGAGAAGGAGTGGTTAAGTGCATCTGGGGAAAATGAAAGTTGGAGAATGGAAATCAAGGACATCAACCACTGTAAAGCTAGTGATGAAGTTGTTTCTGATCTTGAGTCAGCAGGAGCTGCCGAGAAGGGGGCTCTGATCAAGATTGCACACATGACGGAGGAAGTTGATAAGAGCAACAGAAGGGCCGAACGAATGGCTGAGCAGCTGGAGGCAGCACAAACAGCAAATGCAGATATGGAAACCGAGTTAAGAAGGCTAAAGGTTCAGTCGGATCAGTGGAGGAAGGCAGCCGAGGCAGCAACTGCAATGCTTTCAGCAGGAAACAACAATGGACATTTCATGGAGAGGACAGGATCAATGGACAGCAACTGCAGCCCTGGAATGGGAAATATTAATTCTCCTTACGCAGGTGATGTCAGTGAAGAtatattgaagaagaaaaatgccAACGTGCTAAGAAGGTTTGGTGTGTTGTGGAAGAAACAACAGAAATAG
- the LOC140813256 gene encoding dof zinc finger protein DOF2.1-like, translating into MGMDSSSQAQHQLQVHQEMASDQTLESMLVCAKPQHEKKPRPAEQALKCPRCDSNNTKFCYYNNYSLSQPRYFCKSCRRYWTKGGTLRNVPVGGGCRRNKRSSSSSSSSASSKRSGQEQPLIPIPSPIIPCLANVSYDSNDLSLAFARLQKQGQMGLDDCDFLNMGSRPNMPYTDHVLGFDAVRGGFLENPFGFNHNLYNGNMGIEMGMGFEEINSGTASSTAVTAPVKQEICSAKEVNDNKVLWGFPWQTINGGEVNTSWNNAIGSTNWHGLLNTPLM; encoded by the exons ATGGGGATGGATTCTTCGAGTCAAGCACAGCACCAACTCCAAGTACACCAG GAAATGGCTTCTGATCAAACACTAGAAAGCATGTTGGTTTGCGCGAAACCTCAGCATGAGAAGAAACCAAGGCCTGCGGAACAGGCTCTGAAATGCCCAAGATGCGACTCAAACAACACAAAGTTTTGTTATTACAACAATTACAGCCTCTCCCAGCCGAGGTACTTCTGTAAATCTTGCAGAAGGTATTGGACAAAAGGTGGGACTTTGAGAAATGTTCCGGTGGGTGGAGGCTGCAGGAGGAACAAAAGATCTtcgtcttcttcatcatcatcggcATCATCGAAACGGTCGGGCCAAGAGCAGCCGCTGATCCCTATTCCAAGTCCTATTATTCCATGTTTGGCGAATGTGTCCTATGATTCCAATGATCTCAGCCTCGCATTTGCCAGGCTTCAAAAACAAGGGCAGATGGGCTTGGATGATTGTGACTTTTTAAACATGGGAAGCCGTCCAAACATGCCCTACACTGATCATGTTCTTGGTTTTGATGCTGTGAGGGGTGGATTTCTTGAAAACCCGTTTGGGTTTAATCACAATTTGTACAACGGAAACATGGGAATAGAAATGGGAATGGGTTTTGAGGAAATCAACAGTGGCACGGCAAGTTCCACAGCAGTAACAGCACCAGTGAAGCAAGAAATCTGCAGTGCGAAAGAAGTAAATGATAACAAGGTTTTGTGGGGATTTCCATGGCAGACTATTAATGGAGGGGAAGTGAACACAAGCTGGAATAACGCGATTGGATCGACAAATTGGCATGGGCTTTTGAATACTCCTCTGATGTAG
- the LOC140835107 gene encoding interactor of constitutive active ROPs 3-like isoform X3: MKTPKTSPSGGPQRTSPRSTSSEAFQKNSSPRAATSEGSIKSSPGVKSQLKPTARYVDHTASSSNLTSRAPKERSPKVADHKSPRSPASESKHPGKVSELEFQLCQLENDLKSVKDQLSFTEALKDEAWKAGEESNKQLLALSEKLKDSQNQLLDQSATEEVHKLVLREALEGHDLALKYELETIQKQYSHYLSALASALKEIKQLKFQIEIVSESEASQAKHSDSTRKDFDALKENLGEAQLLVEDMKKQLKECKDSETQAQMRVVETLTELEIAKMMVETLGCDGHKTTEAYKDVASELGQSKARVKVLEELVSKLKVDICNRDSQTQKKYSESEIARTRKTGEESIEEEFDSVKVEAEQLRSALEAANTRYNEVQAQNTEKMRKTIEMLEHIKSTSIQTEAELEEALRKSKFEIEELKANLIDKETELQGVSAENEGLTLKLEKMLSGVRENELESELEKYKADEESLKSRIVEKEKEWLSASGENESWRMEIKDINHCKASDEVVSDLESAGAAEKGALIKIAHMTEEVDKSNRRAERMAEQLEAAQTANADMETELRRLKVQSDQWRKAAEAATAMLSAGNNNGHFMERTGSMDSNCSPGMGNINSPYAGDVSEDILKKKNANVLRRFGVLWKKQQK, encoded by the exons ATGAAGACTCCTAAAACAAG CCCCTCTGGAGGGCCTCAGAGGACTTCTCCTCGGTCTACTTCCTCAGAAGCATTTCAAAAGAACTCAAGCCCTCGAGCTGCGACTTCAGAAGGATCCATAAAGAGTTCTCCTGGAGTCAAAAGCCAGCTCAAGCCAACAGCTCGATATGTGGACCACACTGCATCATCTTCCAACTTAACCAGTAGAGCACCGAAAGAGAGAAGCCCTAAAGTTGCCGATCATAAGTCACCTAGGAGTCCAGCATCTGAG AGTAAGCATCCTGGCAAAGTTTCTGAACTCGAGTTTCAGCTATGTCAGCTGGAGAATGATCTTAAAAGTGTGAAAGATCAATTAAGCTTCACTGAAGCATTAAAGGATGAAGCATGGAAAGCTGGTGAGGAATCAAACAAACAGCTCTTAGCGCTGTCTGAAAAGCTTAAGGATTCACAGAATCAACTTTTAGATCAGTCGGCTACTGAGGAAGTTCATAAGCTAGTGCTTCGTGAGGCATTAGAAGGACATGATCTAGCATTAAAATACGAACTTGAAACCATTCAAAAGCAGTATTCACACTATTTATCAGCACTAGCTTCTGCTCTGAAGGAGATCAAACAACTTAAGTTCCAAATTGAAATAGTCTCTGAGTCTGAAGCATCTCAGGCCAAGCATTCGGATTCTACACGAAAAGATTTTGATGCATTGAAAGAAAACTTGGGGGAAGCTCAGTTACTCGTCGAAGACATGAAGAAACAGCTAAAAGAATGCAAAGATTCTGAAACACAGGCGCAAATGCGAGTTGTAGAAACTCTGACTGAGCTTGAAATTGCCAAGATGATGGTGGAAACACTTGGTTGCGATGGACATAAAACAACGGAAGCATATAAGGATGTAGCTTCTGAGCTTGGCCAGTCGAAGGCTCGGGTTAAAGTTTTGGAAGAACTTGTGAGCAAACTCAAGGTTGATATTTGTAACAGAGACTCTCAAACTCAAAAGAAATATAGCGAGTCTGAAATTGCGAGAACCAGAAAAACTGGGGAAGAATCCATTGAAGAAGAGTTTGATTCTGTGAAAGTTGAAGCGGAACAATTGCGATCAGCTTTAGAAGCTGCTAACACAAGATACAATGAAGTACAAGCTCAAAACACAGAGAAGATGAGGAAGACAATCGAAATGCTGGAACATATAAAATCTACATCAATTCAGACAGAAGCTGAACTTGAGGAAGCACTGAGGAAATCTAAATTTGAAATTGAAGAGTTAAAGGCTAACCTGATTGATAAAGAGACCGAGCTACAAGGTGTAAGTGCGGAGAATGAGGGTTTGACACTAAAGCTCGAGAAGATGCTATCCGGCGTGAGAGAAAATGAACTTGAGTCAGAGCTCGAGAAATATAAGGCAGATGAAGAAAGTTTGAAATCCCGGATAGTGGAAAAAGAGAAGGAGTGGTTAAGTGCATCTGGGGAAAATGAAAGTTGGAGAATGGAAATCAAGGACATCAACCACTGTAAAGCTAGTGATGAAGTTGTTTCTGATCTTGAGTCAGCAGGAGCTGCCGAGAAGGGGGCTCTGATCAAGATTGCACACATGACGGAGGAAGTTGATAAGAGCAACAGAAGGGCCGAACGAATGGCTGAGCAGCTGGAGGCAGCACAAACAGCAAATGCAGATATGGAAACCGAGTTAAGAAGGCTAAAGGTTCAGTCGGATCAGTGGAGGAAGGCAGCCGAGGCAGCAACTGCAATGCTTTCAGCAGGAAACAACAATGGACATTTCATGGAGAGGACAGGATCAATGGACAGCAACTGCAGCCCTGGAATGGGAAATATTAATTCTCCTTACGCAGGTGATGTCAGTGAAGAtatattgaagaagaaaaatgccAACGTGCTAAGAAGGTTTGGTGTGTTGTGGAAGAAACAACAGAAATAG
- the LOC140835107 gene encoding interactor of constitutive active ROPs 3-like isoform X1, protein MKTPKTRNSPSGGPQRTSPRSTSSEAFQKNSSPRAATSEGSIKSSPGVKSQLKPTARYVDHTASSSNLTSRAPKERSPKVADHKSPRSPASESKHPGKVSELEFQLCQLENDLKSVKDQLSFTEALKDEAWKAGEESNKQLLALSEKLKDSQNQLLDQSATEEVHKLVLREALEGHDLALKYELETIQKQYSHYLSALASALKEIKQLKFQIEIVSESEASQAKHSDSTRKDFDALKENLGEAQLLVEDMKKQLKECKDSETQAQMRVVETLTELEIAKMMVETLGCDGHKTTEAYKDVASELGQSKARVKVLEELVSKLKVDICNRDSQTQKKYSESEIARTRKTGEESIEEEFDSVKVEAEQLRSALEAANTRYNEVQAQNTEKMRKTIEMLEHIKSTSIQTEAELEEALRKSKFEIEELKANLIDKETELQGVSAENEGLTLKLEKMLSGVRENELESELEKYKADEESLKSRIVEKEKEWLSASGENESWRMEIKDINHCKASDEVVSDLESAGAAEKGALIKIAHMTEEVDKSNRRAERMAEQLEAAQTANADMETELRRLKVQSDQWRKAAEAATAMLSAGNNNGHFMERTGSMDSNCSPGMGNINSPYAGDVSEDILKKKNANVLRRFGVLWKKQQK, encoded by the exons ATGAAGACTCCTAAAACAAG AAACAGCCCCTCTGGAGGGCCTCAGAGGACTTCTCCTCGGTCTACTTCCTCAGAAGCATTTCAAAAGAACTCAAGCCCTCGAGCTGCGACTTCAGAAGGATCCATAAAGAGTTCTCCTGGAGTCAAAAGCCAGCTCAAGCCAACAGCTCGATATGTGGACCACACTGCATCATCTTCCAACTTAACCAGTAGAGCACCGAAAGAGAGAAGCCCTAAAGTTGCCGATCATAAGTCACCTAGGAGTCCAGCATCTGAG AGTAAGCATCCTGGCAAAGTTTCTGAACTCGAGTTTCAGCTATGTCAGCTGGAGAATGATCTTAAAAGTGTGAAAGATCAATTAAGCTTCACTGAAGCATTAAAGGATGAAGCATGGAAAGCTGGTGAGGAATCAAACAAACAGCTCTTAGCGCTGTCTGAAAAGCTTAAGGATTCACAGAATCAACTTTTAGATCAGTCGGCTACTGAGGAAGTTCATAAGCTAGTGCTTCGTGAGGCATTAGAAGGACATGATCTAGCATTAAAATACGAACTTGAAACCATTCAAAAGCAGTATTCACACTATTTATCAGCACTAGCTTCTGCTCTGAAGGAGATCAAACAACTTAAGTTCCAAATTGAAATAGTCTCTGAGTCTGAAGCATCTCAGGCCAAGCATTCGGATTCTACACGAAAAGATTTTGATGCATTGAAAGAAAACTTGGGGGAAGCTCAGTTACTCGTCGAAGACATGAAGAAACAGCTAAAAGAATGCAAAGATTCTGAAACACAGGCGCAAATGCGAGTTGTAGAAACTCTGACTGAGCTTGAAATTGCCAAGATGATGGTGGAAACACTTGGTTGCGATGGACATAAAACAACGGAAGCATATAAGGATGTAGCTTCTGAGCTTGGCCAGTCGAAGGCTCGGGTTAAAGTTTTGGAAGAACTTGTGAGCAAACTCAAGGTTGATATTTGTAACAGAGACTCTCAAACTCAAAAGAAATATAGCGAGTCTGAAATTGCGAGAACCAGAAAAACTGGGGAAGAATCCATTGAAGAAGAGTTTGATTCTGTGAAAGTTGAAGCGGAACAATTGCGATCAGCTTTAGAAGCTGCTAACACAAGATACAATGAAGTACAAGCTCAAAACACAGAGAAGATGAGGAAGACAATCGAAATGCTGGAACATATAAAATCTACATCAATTCAGACAGAAGCTGAACTTGAGGAAGCACTGAGGAAATCTAAATTTGAAATTGAAGAGTTAAAGGCTAACCTGATTGATAAAGAGACCGAGCTACAAGGTGTAAGTGCGGAGAATGAGGGTTTGACACTAAAGCTCGAGAAGATGCTATCCGGCGTGAGAGAAAATGAACTTGAGTCAGAGCTCGAGAAATATAAGGCAGATGAAGAAAGTTTGAAATCCCGGATAGTGGAAAAAGAGAAGGAGTGGTTAAGTGCATCTGGGGAAAATGAAAGTTGGAGAATGGAAATCAAGGACATCAACCACTGTAAAGCTAGTGATGAAGTTGTTTCTGATCTTGAGTCAGCAGGAGCTGCCGAGAAGGGGGCTCTGATCAAGATTGCACACATGACGGAGGAAGTTGATAAGAGCAACAGAAGGGCCGAACGAATGGCTGAGCAGCTGGAGGCAGCACAAACAGCAAATGCAGATATGGAAACCGAGTTAAGAAGGCTAAAGGTTCAGTCGGATCAGTGGAGGAAGGCAGCCGAGGCAGCAACTGCAATGCTTTCAGCAGGAAACAACAATGGACATTTCATGGAGAGGACAGGATCAATGGACAGCAACTGCAGCCCTGGAATGGGAAATATTAATTCTCCTTACGCAGGTGATGTCAGTGAAGAtatattgaagaagaaaaatgccAACGTGCTAAGAAGGTTTGGTGTGTTGTGGAAGAAACAACAGAAATAG